Part of the Oncorhynchus mykiss isolate Arlee chromosome 12, USDA_OmykA_1.1, whole genome shotgun sequence genome, TAGCCCTACATCCCATAGCCGTTCTACCCTTCTCACCCCTAACCTGCAGATAAGCTTCTTACCCACAGCCAGTGAAGCCATCATTAGTCGTAATGCTTTGTACTCTGCTCTATCCTGGGTATGCTAACAGGGCCAGGTTATAGGGATTCCCTCAAGCTTACTAAACTAACTGCTTATAAGACTACATATTGCCTCAATGCAGATCAGATGAGATTCAGTTCATGGCGAAACTCCATGTTGTAGATTTTCTTCATTGGTACCAATGCACTTGACTTGTGATGATTTCATGTAATGCAGCATCAGGTCTTGAAATGACACCGGTAGTGGGCTGAGTTCAGCTATTATTGACATTGGTTAAATAGTGCAGTTGAGTGAAAAAGCTATTTAtgttgggtgggtgggtagggGATATTGTAGTAGCTGTGGTGGGAAATATCTAAAGTGTTATATGAAATCTTTCTCCCACCTGTTTTGTGGAGTGTCTTGCATGCAGAATTCATTGGATGCACTTTTCTGCCGCTTCAATACATCTGGGTTGTGCTCATGAGGGTGCAACGATTGACTAGACATGATTCCTTCATCTAATTGACAGAGGATGATCTACACACTATATTTCTGAACGTTCCAGAATGTTGTGCCCTACAGAGTGTGATACTGGCTTCTTTTGAAACCAGGACCCCTGGTTTGAATTTTTTTCATCACAACCTGTGATGGTCTTCTGTTTTAGCCCATCTGTCTGGAGTGCTGATTGTTACATTCTACATTAATGTTACCCACATGTAGATGTGAAACATTAACCAAACACCTTTCAACTCCTGTTATTGTATGGAGGAACCATCCTTTGGTTTGAATTCACTTTCCTCATTGCTATGTAATGTTACAAATTCTATGTAGAAATAAAATGCATGTGTGAAGAGCCCTCTGTTAAAGCATCTCAGATTCTGACAGGAGTTTTTAAAACATTTAGAAGCACAGTGCACATCCACACGTTACTCGTGGATTTTATCATGGCTTTTGTAAATCATAATTCATGTGACGCTATTAAATAAACTGTCTGGATgttgctttttaaaaatgtaaccttaactaggcaagtcagttaagaacaaattattatttacaatggacggccaaacccggatgacgttgggccaattgtgcgccaccctatgggactcccaattatgtccggatgtgatacagcctggattcgaaccagggaccgtagtgaagcctcttgcactgagatgctgcgccactcaggagcttaTATGGTCCAACCCATTCAGAAAAGTTGCAGCTGGATAATAACTCAAATGATTCTATATGTTGCCAGTAACATggacatttctatctgaatgttctGTAATGAATGTTAACAAGACACTGGTTTATTCAAAGTACAGCTCTGTTGACAAACATGTTACTAAGCAAccaacaaattcttaatttctcACATCCAAGATAGAAAAATGCAACAGGCAGCAAGATGCATTCTTGAATAATCCAACACTTTACTTTAAAAATGGAACGTAATAGTACACAACATATTGGTGAGATGGAAACATGATTACTTGATGGTGATGTTAATGATGCTGATGTCTTCGTAAGGTTTGTCTGTTTTAGGGTTGACTTTGAGGTTGGAGATCCGCTGAACCACCTCCATTCCTTTGGCACTCCTCCCAAACACGGTGTGTTTGTTGTCTAGCCAGGGCTGTAAAGACAAGTAGGGAGAGATGTTCActtaggtttatttgaacatctTTGTACATAATGCAGAAATGTACAAAACAGGGATAAAAACATTACTTCAACTGAAGGAATGCAGAGAAAGTAAAAGATCAGACTTCACAGAGAGTGAAGAGTTACCGTGGGCACGACGGTGATGAAGAACTGTGATCCGTTGGTGCCGGGGCCTCCGTTGGCCATACTGAGTGTGTAGGGCCGGTCGTGTCTCAGCGTGGCATGGAACTCATCCTCAAACTCCCCTCCCCAGATACTCTCCCCTCCCATGCCCGTCCCTGTAGGGTCCCCTGTCTGGATCATGAAGCCCTgggtggagaggaaagagaacagTCAAAACATAGTCCGTCACATCTTGTGATTCAGTTCCTACTACAAAGTCAAAACAATGAGCAGTGATTAAAATGTCCTACCTTGATGACGCGGTGGAATATGTGGCCATTGAAATAACCATTCCTGCTGTGAACACAGAAGTTCTCCACTGTTTTGGGACACCTGAGATACATAAAGTAGTCTATAAACATAAGTAAAATTGTCCAATAAAATATATCATAATTGCAAAACTGTATAGGTTCTGAGGAAAGTTAACAGACAGAACCCATGGCATTGCAAATGGAAAGGAAGCCCTTTAAAACAACAGAGGGTGACCTACTCGACAGGGAACAGTTTGATGTGGATGTCTCCCATGGTGGTGTGGATGATAGCGCTGTCTGACACCCTCTTGGGCCCCTCTGCCTGGGTAGCAGCCATCACCTCCTCCTTAGACGGCTTCTCGTTGAACACGTCTCTGTCTGACTCGGCACTTTTAGTGTCCTCCGGCTCCCTCTTGGAAAACTACCAAGACAAAAGAAGGAACAGTGACAAAAATCCTGAGGAAATGATGTAATGCGGGTGAAAATATGGCAAAGAATGAAGCAATAAGGCACATGGCTGGTATAAGGGCTGTACTTATGCACAACGCattgcagagtgcctggacacagcccttggccatggtatattggccacaaaCCCACGAGGAGccgtattgctattataaactggttaccaacgtaattagcagtaaaaataaatgttttgtcatacccgtggtatacggtctgatataccacagctttcaaccaatcagcattcagggcttgaaccacccagtttataataacaaatAAATAGGAAGGGAGCAACAGTAATAGACCATTTCGCTTTTGGACGGGCTACAATTGCCCTGCAGGGACAAATAAAGTTGATTACCATGTAGAAGCGGTTCTTCTTGAAAGCAGTACAGAAGATGGTGGGGTCTGGCATTGTGCTCTGCAGGGCCGGGTTGTCTGATGCCTTCATCTCGATGGTGGGAGCTGTATTGCATGCCTTGGCAACCCCCTGGAACAGGCTCAGCTTCACCACACGAATGTTCTCTAGCTTCCCCAGGATACgtacacacctgaacacacatgGGTGGGAAATAAAAACATGTTAGACTAATGCTCTCGTCACTTTCACAAGACAAAGGGGTTTCATGAAAACATTGTTGGGGCAAGGGTTAGAGACAGTCCACAACCCTGGCCCTGGAGAGCAACAGTGTGTGCAAAATTTTGTTTCCATCCAGCCTTAAAATATCTGATTCAACTAATTAACTTATCATCAAGAGCTTGATAAGTTGAATGAGTGTGTTTTTGGTGCAAAAAGCCTGCTCTCCCTGTAGCTCTCCGTGGCTGACACCCACTGTGTTTTTAGAAGATATTACTGTCTTAAGTCCATTTTGACCATTTAAATGCTACCTGTTGGTCTCCACATTGATGACCTTGATGCCCAGCATGGTTCCGTAGAGGACAAAGTGACCCGTCTCATCAAAGATGATGTTGGTCAGCCTGATGCCATCCACTTTCTCCAGTTCCCTCTCCACCGCCATCCTCCGACCAAACTCCATGTCTGGCAGCTGTTGCTTCATTTGCTGCAGCTCTGTGAACTTCTGCAGGATCAGGTCAGAGATGGGCCATGATGAGAGAAATGAGCACAGTTCAGATAAATGCACTGGGGAAATGTGGGAAACGGTGATAAATTATAACAAGATGTAGCACAGTTTATTAATAGCAATATGAAATAAAGTCCTGATTCTGAAAGTTGGAAACTTACCGATAACGACTCATCAAACACCCTCATCAGTTTTCCCGTCAGGAAGCGGAAGATCCTGACTTTCCTGTCGGTTGCGATGGTAGCCATCTTCTTCCCGTCGTGGGAGAAGGCCAGGCTGGTGGGGTAGGTTTTGTTTTTGGCAAACTCATAAAGGTCTGTGTCAGTCTTATACTGCCAGTCCACGTGCCTGGGGAATTTGAACTCGCTGGGGAGGCCGGTCCAATACTCCAGCATTCCAGCCTTGTCTGCGGAGACGATAACCCTGTATCTAGGGTTGAGGCGGATCTGGGACAGCGGAGAGGAGTGCATCTTGTCGAAGGTGTGGAGCTTCTCGTTGCTTCCTCGTCCATCATAGACGAAGATCTTCCCAGTGGATTTCTCTGAGCAGGCAACGCAGCAGATGGCATCGCCTGGGTTGTAGATCCACTCACACTGGCCAGGGTGGAaactacacaacacacagagcAGAGGAATGGCAGATCAACTAGGAATAAAATATGTGCTATAGCTCTATGGTGTTTTTGAAGCGGGAGAAGGGATATCTTTTGGCTTTAAGAAAACAAGCTAAATTGCTAAACGTTTCACCTTTAAAAACAATAAGCAAAAGATGCAAACTCACCCCAGCTTCAGCATGTTGATCATGTCAAAGTTGACCACATCAAAGACTTTCATGGCCTGGTCGTCcccaacagaacagaatagagctCCATCAGCACTGACAGAAATACACTCTATAACTCCTGTAACACATAGAACAAGAATAACAGTCAATTATAGCCTTGAAATTACATTTCAGTCAATCTAAAGCCCAGTCTGAGGTTGCATAAAGATACATGTTAATTCATACAGAGGCATTATTCGTACCAAGATGACTGCGGAAGTGTTTGACAAACTCTACCCCCTCATCTTCTTTCTTTTTCCAGAACTTCACATGGCCGTCCTGACTGGCTGTGATGATGAAATCTGTCCTGGAAATGAAAATAATACAAGAGTTTATGAGGCAAACTGATCAccattggtgtgtgtgtaacatttGGCATCCAGGAAAACACAAATCAATGTACCAGGAAGTAAACAAATCAGCAAGTGAAAGTGTCTCATGCGGTGGCAATATCGTAAATATGAATGAAAACCCTAATTCAGGGTTAAGCATAAGGTTACCAGTGTAGTTAAGGTTACTGCTAAGGTTAGGTTCAAAATCCGATGTTAAGAAGATCAATTGTAGACATAggcagggtttatgactttgtggctgtggtaactagtgatgaccGAAAAAGGACCATATACCTGTAGCTAGAAAACTGCAATAGCTAGTTATCGAACGTTACAATACTTACTTGGAACAGACAATGTGCGTTATAACATCCCTATGCATGTAGCTCCTCTCGTACATGGCTGCCGATGGCAAATTGTCCAAATACACACGTTCATACTCCAGCACTGTACGAAAACAAAACCACTGTTGTTAGACGCAATCACAATGAGAGCAACACGATTTCAGCTTTGTTCTGGGAAATTGTTTGAGCGCTAGGCACTCTGGCTAGCTTGATAGCGAGGAGCACAGAAGTTAGCATACATCCAGCAATGCAACATAGCTCGCTAGCTCAAGTTGCTTTATCTCGCTGGTTAGCTTTTCCATCATAAACCTTTTCTCTTCTTGGTCTGTGTCGCCTCGCTTGGCATGGGTCCAACccattcctcctcttctccagctTCTCCATCATCCTGATTATCGTCTAGTTTTCGTTTCAGATCTGCGTTCTCTGCGGTGGCCGCCATATTTGCCGAATTCACTGTTCTCCCCTCGGTTTCCGTATCCGTTCACCGCGGGCTTGGAGAACAACTCAATAGCTTAATACCGCTCCCTGCAGTACAAACGTGGAATTAAAGTGCATGGCTCTGCATCTATCCTTTCTTCCATCTGCCTTTTCCATTCTGATAATTTACTTGAAAGATCAACACTTGGAAAATAAAAAGTTCAAACGGTTTGCTAATAAATCAGATAATCTACAAGCTTTCTATGTATAGAATACCTTTAATAACAAATTCCATCAATAACAACAAAAATACTTTGAGCATTCACCAATGTCAAACAAGTAACAGTAAATGTGGGTCCATTGTTTCATTTGTAGCAGaggctatattaaccagaccttGAATCTGTGAAACGCGAGGGCCAGATACACTCAGTGTCTGCACCTATTACTTTCCATAGGACATAAATCATAGAACAAAAATTCAaattaaagttaaaaaaaaaactctataATATTTTATGGTAAAGTGTGTCTaaatacattttcatgtcttaGTTTGATTCCTCTGTTAAATGACAGGTGCAAATACTCAGCAAATCTGTCCCTAAATGTTCCATCTTCTCAATCAGTGTCAGAGGACCTGCTGGAGCTGTCAGATGAGGAAGAATCAtgtttcttcttctgcttcttcttgtGACGTTCCTTCTTTTCCTTCTTgccctttttcttgtggctttTGTGTTTCTTTCTCTTCTTGCTCTCTTCTTCGTCACTCGATGAAAAGGACCTGCAAAAAATGACAACTTCCACAGTTATTAAACATACAACACCACTAATAATAGGCATAATTATTTATCACAGATACTGGAATTAGAAGACAATGTGAAATACCTCTTCCTTTCAGACTTTCTGTCTTTACTTTTCCTCCTCTTGTGTTTAATTTTCCTGGTGTCCTCCTGGGAACCTACAGCAATCAGGACAAATACACAAAACCattcagacaaaaaaaaaaaccacTTGAATAAAAGTGAGCGCAACACAGGTGATGAAGCCAAGACTAGGTCATATAACTGTGTATGTTATAACAGAGTAATACAGCAGTGCTAAGTCTGTTATAACTATTGTTCTGTTGTTTGTGGAACAAGCTTCAACATGTTcttaaatgtgatgttttggtgcctctaagacaattcagaaagctgattgagcaccttattactgatgaatgtgtttgtttttttatggccgtgtttttctttctgcttgcattttgatgtgtgtattttctgtaattcAGGGCTTATCTGCAAAAGAGACCGTGGTCTCAGTACTGagaaaataaaggttcaattgtaaaaaatattttaaaaattgtCTGTTGTACTGTATTGACCTTTTGAGTCTTTTCCTCCCCGGCCCAGCTTGTCGTTAGGCAGATCCTCCTGCTCGTCCTCCGTACTCTCTTCACTGCTTGTACTGCTCACGTCCAGGACAATGTCTTTCCGGGGGTCCACACGCACAAAGTTACGGCACTCGAACGTCAGGTGGCCTGCTGATGAAATGAcaagggtagagaagagagtaatgAAGGGAAGTACTTTAGAGAGCAGCTGTATCTAGCACAGTATGATTATGacaaacaacatctccacttcactgatcctcaacactggggccccacaagggtgcgtgctcagcccccgcctgtactccctgttcacccatgactgcgtggccatgcacgcctccaactcaatcatcaagtttgcagacgagacaacagtagtgggcttgattaccaacaacgacgagacagcctacagggaggaggtgaggacactcggagtgtggtgtcaggaaaacaacctctcactcaaggtcaacaaaacaaaggagattatcgtggacttcaggaaacagcagagggagcacccccctatccacatcgatgagacagcagtggagaaggtggaaagttttaagtt contains:
- the ppwd1 gene encoding peptidylprolyl isomerase domain and WD repeat-containing protein 1 isoform X1, which translates into the protein MAATAENADLKRKLDDNQDDGEAGEEEEWVGPMPSEATQTKKRKVLEYERVYLDNLPSAAMYERSYMHRDVITHIVCSKTDFIITASQDGHVKFWKKKEDEGVEFVKHFRSHLGVIECISVSADGALFCSVGDDQAMKVFDVVNFDMINMLKLGFHPGQCEWIYNPGDAICCVACSEKSTGKIFVYDGRGSNEKLHTFDKMHSSPLSQIRLNPRYRVIVSADKAGMLEYWTGLPSEFKFPRHVDWQYKTDTDLYEFAKNKTYPTSLAFSHDGKKMATIATDRKVRIFRFLTGKLMRVFDESLSKFTELQQMKQQLPDMEFGRRMAVERELEKVDGIRLTNIIFDETGHFVLYGTMLGIKVINVETNRCVRILGKLENIRVVKLSLFQGVAKACNTAPTIEMKASDNPALQSTMPDPTIFCTAFKKNRFYMFSKREPEDTKSAESDRDVFNEKPSKEEVMAATQAEGPKRVSDSAIIHTTMGDIHIKLFPVECPKTVENFCVHSRNGYFNGHIFHRVIKGFMIQTGDPTGTGMGGESIWGGEFEDEFHATLRHDRPYTLSMANGGPGTNGSQFFITVVPTPWLDNKHTVFGRSAKGMEVVQRISNLKVNPKTDKPYEDISIINITIK
- the ppwd1 gene encoding peptidylprolyl isomerase domain and WD repeat-containing protein 1 isoform X2, which codes for MYERSYMHRDVITHIVCSKTDFIITASQDGHVKFWKKKEDEGVEFVKHFRSHLGVIECISVSADGALFCSVGDDQAMKVFDVVNFDMINMLKLGFHPGQCEWIYNPGDAICCVACSEKSTGKIFVYDGRGSNEKLHTFDKMHSSPLSQIRLNPRYRVIVSADKAGMLEYWTGLPSEFKFPRHVDWQYKTDTDLYEFAKNKTYPTSLAFSHDGKKMATIATDRKVRIFRFLTGKLMRVFDESLSKFTELQQMKQQLPDMEFGRRMAVERELEKVDGIRLTNIIFDETGHFVLYGTMLGIKVINVETNRCVRILGKLENIRVVKLSLFQGVAKACNTAPTIEMKASDNPALQSTMPDPTIFCTAFKKNRFYMFSKREPEDTKSAESDRDVFNEKPSKEEVMAATQAEGPKRVSDSAIIHTTMGDIHIKLFPVECPKTVENFCVHSRNGYFNGHIFHRVIKGFMIQTGDPTGTGMGGESIWGGEFEDEFHATLRHDRPYTLSMANGGPGTNGSQFFITVVPTPWLDNKHTVFGRSAKGMEVVQRISNLKVNPKTDKPYEDISIINITIK
- the LOC110537059 gene encoding protein SREK1IP1 isoform X2, encoding MAASGPNKDIRAGCKKCGYRHLTFECRNFVRVDPRKDIVLDVSSTSSEESTEDEQEDLPNDKLGRGGKDSKGSQEDTRKIKHKRRKSKDRKSERKRSFSSSDEEESKKRKKHKSHKKKGKKEKKERHKKKQKKKHDSSSSDSSSRSSDTD
- the LOC110537059 gene encoding protein SREK1IP1 isoform X1, encoding MAASGPNKDIRAGCKKCGYPGHLTFECRNFVRVDPRKDIVLDVSSTSSEESTEDEQEDLPNDKLGRGGKDSKGSQEDTRKIKHKRRKSKDRKSERKRSFSSSDEEESKKRKKHKSHKKKGKKEKKERHKKKQKKKHDSSSSDSSSRSSDTD